The sequence CGATGGTGTGCTGACGGCGCGCCTCGGCGGCCGTCCAGTCGCGGCCGCCGGCCTCCTCGATGAGGGCGGCGCGGGCCGCGAACTCCTCCTCGGAGAAGTTCTCGAAGTCGCTGCTCTTGGCGTCCGCGGCGAGGATCTCGCCGAGCTGTTCGGAGGCGGGGCCGCCGGCCGCGAGGGCCGCGACGACCGGCAGGGACTTCTTGCGCTGGCGCAGGTCGCTCCAGGTCTGCTTGCCGGTGGCCTCCGGGTCGCCCCAGATGCCGAGCAGGTCGTCCACGGCCTGGAAGGCGAGACCGAGGTGGTAGCCGTACCGCTCCAGCGCGTCGGCGGTGGTGTCGTCCGCGCCGCCGAGGACCGCGCCGATGGAGGAGGCGCAGGCCAGCAGGGAGCCGGTCTTGTTGCCCTCCATCTCCAGGCACTCCTCGACGCTGACGCGGTCACGGTGCTCGTAGGAGATGTCCTGGGCCTGGCCGTCGATCAGGGCGCGGGTGGCCGCGGTCAGCCGGCGGGCGGCGCGGCCGGCCTCGACCGTGCCGATCTCCAGCAGCACCTCGCCGGCGAGGGCGAACAGGGCGTCGCCGACCAGGATGGCCTGGGCGGGGCCGTGCACCTTCCAGACGGTGTCGCGGTGCCGGCGCTGCTCGTCGCCGTCCATCAGGTCGTCGTGCAGCAGCGAGAAGTTGTGCACGAGTTCGACGGCGACCGCGCCGGGCACGCCGGTCTCGGGCGCGGCACCGGTGACCTCGGCGGACAGCACGGCCAGCGCGGGGCGGACGGCCTTGCCGCCGTCGCCGTCCACGGGGTTGCCGGCGGCGTCGATCCAGCCGAAGTGGTAGGCGGCCACGGTGTCCATGGGCGGGGCGAGACGGTCGACGGCCGCCCGCAGCACCGGTGTGGCCAGGTTCCTGCCGCGCTCCAGGAGCGCGGTCACGTCCACCGCGGGCCTCCGAGCGGGCGTCGCGGCCGGGGGCACAGTGGGCACAATCTCTCCTCTAGTTGCGGTACCGGGGGTGCGGGGGCGGTCGCCCGCCGGCCGGCCGTCACGCCGCCTCCTCGAACGCGAAGAGGTGGCGGGGTCGG comes from Streptomyces sp. SCL15-4 and encodes:
- a CDS encoding polyprenyl synthetase family protein produces the protein MPTVPPAATPARRPAVDVTALLERGRNLATPVLRAAVDRLAPPMDTVAAYHFGWIDAAGNPVDGDGGKAVRPALAVLSAEVTGAAPETGVPGAVAVELVHNFSLLHDDLMDGDEQRRHRDTVWKVHGPAQAILVGDALFALAGEVLLEIGTVEAGRAARRLTAATRALIDGQAQDISYEHRDRVSVEECLEMEGNKTGSLLACASSIGAVLGGADDTTADALERYGYHLGLAFQAVDDLLGIWGDPEATGKQTWSDLRQRKKSLPVVAALAAGGPASEQLGEILAADAKSSDFENFSEEEFAARAALIEEAGGRDWTAAEARRQHTIAIEALEAVDMPDRVRESFTALADFVVVRKR